The Desulfatitalea tepidiphila genome window below encodes:
- the groL gene encoding chaperonin GroEL (60 kDa chaperone family; promotes refolding of misfolded polypeptides especially under stressful conditions; forms two stacked rings of heptamers to form a barrel-shaped 14mer; ends can be capped by GroES; misfolded proteins enter the barrel where they are refolded when GroES binds) — MAAKMISYGSEARAKMLSGVNTLANAVKVTFGPKGNNVVLEKSFGSPLVTKDGVTVAKEIEIEGKFENMGAQMVKEVASKTSDTAGDGTTTATILAQAIYNEGQKLVAAGGNPMAIKRGLDKGVTAVVNALKKLSKPTKDKNEITQVGTISANNDQEIGRLISDAMERVGKEGVITVEEAKSMETTLEVVEGMQFDRGYLSPYFVTQPEKMVCVLDSPYILINEKKISSMKDLLPLLEQVAKMGKPLLIIAEDVDGEALATLIINKLRGTLKVAAVKAPGFGDRRKAMLEDIAILTGGQVVSEELGVKLENITVNELGRCKSVRIDKDDTTLIDGAGKRDAIEGRIKTLRAQIDETTSDYDREKLQERLAKLVGGVAVINIGAATETEMKEKKARVEDALNATRAAVEEGIVPGGGVALLRCIGSLDNVQAKGEEKNGLNILRRALKAPVYQLATNAGLEGSVVVNKVLEGKDDFGYNADTDTYENLVAAGVIDPTKVVRFALQNAVSVSGLMLTTEAMITEKPEKKKAPAMPAGGGMEDMY, encoded by the coding sequence ATGGCTGCGAAAATGATAAGCTACGGCTCGGAGGCCAGAGCCAAAATGCTGAGCGGCGTCAACACCCTGGCCAATGCGGTCAAGGTGACCTTCGGCCCCAAAGGCAACAATGTCGTGCTTGAAAAATCCTTTGGTTCGCCGCTGGTGACCAAAGATGGCGTAACCGTTGCCAAGGAGATCGAAATCGAAGGCAAATTCGAAAACATGGGCGCCCAGATGGTCAAAGAGGTCGCCAGCAAGACCAGCGACACGGCCGGTGACGGCACCACCACCGCCACGATTCTGGCCCAGGCGATCTACAACGAAGGCCAGAAGCTGGTGGCGGCCGGGGGTAATCCCATGGCGATCAAGCGGGGCCTCGACAAGGGCGTGACCGCCGTCGTCAATGCGTTGAAAAAGCTTTCCAAACCGACCAAGGACAAAAACGAAATCACCCAGGTCGGCACCATTTCGGCCAACAACGACCAGGAGATCGGCCGCTTGATCAGCGACGCCATGGAGCGCGTAGGCAAAGAGGGCGTCATCACGGTCGAAGAGGCCAAGAGCATGGAAACCACCCTGGAGGTGGTCGAAGGCATGCAGTTCGACCGCGGATACCTGTCGCCCTACTTCGTCACCCAGCCGGAAAAGATGGTTTGCGTACTCGATTCGCCCTACATCCTGATCAACGAAAAGAAGATCTCTTCGATGAAGGATCTGCTGCCGCTGCTCGAACAGGTGGCGAAGATGGGCAAGCCCCTTCTGATCATTGCCGAAGATGTGGACGGCGAAGCCCTGGCCACGCTGATCATCAACAAGCTGCGGGGCACGCTGAAAGTGGCGGCCGTGAAAGCTCCAGGATTCGGTGACCGGCGCAAAGCCATGCTGGAAGACATCGCCATTTTGACCGGCGGCCAGGTGGTTTCCGAAGAGCTGGGCGTGAAACTGGAAAATATTACGGTCAATGAACTGGGGCGCTGCAAGAGCGTACGTATCGACAAGGACGACACCACCCTGATCGACGGTGCCGGCAAACGGGATGCCATCGAGGGCCGTATCAAGACCCTCCGGGCCCAGATCGACGAAACCACCTCGGATTATGACCGTGAGAAACTGCAGGAGCGCCTGGCCAAACTGGTGGGCGGTGTGGCCGTCATCAACATCGGCGCCGCTACCGAGACAGAGATGAAAGAGAAGAAAGCGCGCGTGGAAGACGCCCTCAATGCCACCCGGGCCGCCGTCGAAGAAGGTATCGTTCCGGGCGGTGGCGTGGCCCTGTTGCGCTGCATCGGTTCCCTCGACAACGTCCAGGCCAAAGGCGAGGAGAAAAACGGCCTGAATATCCTGCGTCGGGCCCTCAAGGCGCCCGTGTACCAATTGGCCACCAATGCCGGCCTTGAAGGATCGGTGGTGGTCAACAAGGTATTGGAAGGCAAGGATGATTTCGGTTACAACGCGGATACCGACACCTACGAAAACCTCGTCGCTGCGGGTGTGATCGACCCCACCAAGGTGGTGCGCTTCGCCCTGCAAAACGCCGTATCGGTATCGGGTCTCATGCTGACCACCGAGGCCATGATCACCGAAAAGCCCGAGAAGAAGAAAGCCCCGGCCATGCCCGCGGGCGGCGGCATGGAAGACATGTACTAA
- a CDS encoding ABC transporter permease yields the protein MDSLYRIIALIIKEFTMVLKDSKSRFVVIGPPLIQFFVFGYAATFDVKNVRYAVLDECRTTESRQLLAGFEGSSHFQLTRTLSTTQDIAPTIDREAARLVLHIPPQFSRDLHRGASAELRVIVDGRNSNVALIAMGYVGTIVEEFNRQIMQTSIPDRAGGAIVRVERAWYNENLQSRWFIVSALGGIISMVVVMILTSLSVAREREFGTFDQLLVAPFKPGEILIGKSIPGIVFGLADALIFAAGAVYWFGVPFRGTIQALVLALLCFIVAMVGIGLLVSSLSMTMQQALLGAFIFIMPAVILSGFATPIANMPQWLQTGTLLNPVRYIIIALRTIFLKGADTAAIWPDIWPLILMAAITLPLAGWLFRHRTK from the coding sequence ATGGACAGCCTGTATCGCATCATCGCGCTGATCATCAAAGAGTTCACCATGGTCCTCAAGGATTCAAAGAGCCGGTTTGTGGTCATCGGCCCACCGCTGATCCAGTTTTTTGTCTTCGGATATGCAGCCACCTTCGACGTCAAAAACGTACGCTACGCGGTGCTGGACGAATGCCGGACCACCGAATCCCGCCAGCTCCTGGCCGGGTTCGAAGGCTCGTCCCATTTTCAGCTCACCCGCACCCTTTCCACCACCCAAGACATCGCACCTACCATTGACCGGGAAGCGGCCCGACTCGTGCTGCATATACCCCCTCAATTCAGCCGTGACCTTCACCGGGGGGCATCGGCCGAACTGCGTGTGATCGTGGATGGCCGCAACTCCAATGTGGCCCTTATCGCGATGGGATATGTCGGCACCATCGTGGAGGAGTTCAACCGGCAGATTATGCAAACGTCGATTCCAGACCGGGCCGGCGGCGCCATCGTGCGGGTCGAACGGGCCTGGTACAACGAGAATCTGCAGAGCCGCTGGTTCATCGTGTCGGCCCTGGGCGGCATCATCAGCATGGTGGTGGTCATGATCCTGACCAGCCTGTCTGTGGCGCGCGAGCGGGAGTTCGGCACCTTCGACCAACTTCTGGTAGCACCCTTCAAACCCGGCGAGATCCTGATCGGCAAATCGATACCGGGCATCGTCTTTGGTCTTGCCGATGCGCTGATCTTTGCGGCCGGTGCGGTCTACTGGTTCGGCGTGCCCTTTCGCGGTACCATTCAGGCGCTGGTCCTGGCCCTGCTGTGCTTCATCGTGGCCATGGTGGGCATCGGTCTGCTGGTCTCGTCGCTCTCCATGACCATGCAACAAGCCCTGCTCGGCGCATTTATCTTTATCATGCCGGCGGTGATCCTTTCGGGCTTCGCCACTCCCATCGCCAACATGCCCCAATGGCTGCAGACCGGCACACTGCTCAATCCGGTCCGTTATATCATCATCGCGCTGCGCACGATCTTTCTCAAAGGCGCCGACACGGCCGCCATCTGGCCCGATATCTGGCCGCTGATCCTCATGGCCGCCATCACCCTGCCCCTGGCCGGCTGGCTGTTCCGCCACCGCACCAAATGA
- a CDS encoding ATP-binding cassette domain-containing protein — MAATENPAPASDATVVMAVRELQKTFETKKGPPVEALRSVSFEADAGRVTGLIGADGAGKTTLIRTAAGLLVPTHGSVTVLGLDSVTDAIHIQQQVGYMPQKFGLYQDLTVQENMDLYADLQAVPTGERPSRYAQLLEMTGLQPYTRRLAGALSGGMKQKLGLACCLVKSPRLLLLDEPTVGVDPVSRRELWKIVYRLVSEAGIGVVVSTAYLDEAERCDRVILLHQGRKLAEGRPIDFKRRMDGVTLIDPPMGVKPRDIQTHLAGCDHVIDVTIHSGRVRVVADTPGIDTVIGLLPDAWQAGVTPAEPNFEDAFMRLIPHKGEHLQVAGKVPAAGTPKGAAEVVVQVKALQKNFGDFQAVKNLSFEVRRGEIFGLLGPNGAGKSTTFRMLCGLLGASGGELSVAGNDLRRSPSRARARLGYMAQQFSLYGQLSVLENLRFFGRAYGLGGRRLEERIEWAFVQFELAAWRNQSAGQLPGGFKQRLAMATALLHDPDILFLDEPTSGVDPLARREFWLRINGFAQQGVTVVVTTHFMEESEYCDRILIISQGERLAMGTPAQIRSLVRSQERPDPTIEDAFIALAEGRPPGAGGPAPDAVREAAP, encoded by the coding sequence ATGGCCGCGACTGAGAACCCGGCACCCGCTTCGGACGCGACGGTCGTAATGGCGGTTCGTGAACTGCAAAAGACGTTCGAGACGAAAAAGGGACCGCCCGTAGAGGCGTTGCGTTCCGTATCGTTCGAAGCCGATGCGGGCCGTGTCACGGGGTTGATCGGCGCCGACGGCGCCGGCAAAACGACCCTGATCCGCACCGCCGCCGGATTGCTCGTGCCGACACACGGTTCGGTGACCGTCCTGGGGCTCGACAGCGTGACCGATGCCATCCATATTCAGCAGCAGGTCGGCTACATGCCTCAAAAATTCGGACTCTACCAGGATTTGACGGTCCAGGAGAACATGGATCTGTATGCCGATCTGCAGGCCGTGCCGACGGGCGAGCGACCGTCGCGTTATGCACAATTGCTGGAAATGACAGGATTGCAGCCCTATACCCGGCGACTGGCCGGTGCGCTCTCGGGCGGCATGAAACAGAAACTCGGACTGGCCTGCTGCCTGGTCAAATCACCGCGACTGCTTCTGTTGGATGAACCCACCGTCGGGGTCGATCCGGTCTCGCGCCGGGAACTGTGGAAAATCGTCTACCGCCTGGTGAGCGAAGCGGGCATCGGGGTGGTGGTGTCCACCGCCTACCTGGACGAGGCCGAACGTTGTGATCGGGTGATCCTGCTGCATCAGGGGCGCAAGCTGGCCGAAGGACGCCCCATCGATTTCAAGCGCCGGATGGACGGCGTCACCCTGATCGACCCGCCGATGGGTGTCAAACCCCGGGATATTCAAACCCATCTGGCCGGGTGCGACCACGTCATAGACGTCACCATACACTCCGGACGCGTCCGCGTGGTTGCGGACACACCCGGCATCGATACCGTGATCGGACTGCTGCCCGACGCCTGGCAGGCCGGCGTCACGCCCGCAGAACCCAATTTCGAAGACGCCTTCATGCGCCTGATCCCCCACAAAGGCGAACATCTGCAGGTCGCCGGCAAGGTGCCGGCCGCTGGGACACCCAAAGGCGCCGCCGAGGTGGTGGTCCAAGTCAAGGCATTACAAAAAAACTTCGGCGACTTCCAAGCGGTCAAAAATTTGAGTTTCGAAGTCCGGCGAGGCGAGATTTTCGGCCTGTTGGGTCCCAATGGCGCCGGTAAAAGCACCACCTTCAGGATGCTTTGCGGATTGCTTGGAGCCAGCGGTGGCGAACTGAGCGTGGCGGGCAATGACCTGCGGCGCTCGCCTTCGCGCGCCCGGGCCCGGCTGGGATACATGGCGCAGCAGTTTTCACTCTACGGCCAGCTGAGCGTCCTGGAAAACCTGCGCTTTTTCGGGCGGGCCTACGGCCTGGGCGGCCGTAGGCTGGAAGAACGCATCGAATGGGCCTTCGTTCAATTTGAACTGGCGGCCTGGCGCAATCAATCCGCCGGACAGCTGCCCGGTGGGTTCAAACAGCGCCTGGCCATGGCAACGGCCCTGCTGCACGACCCGGACATCCTCTTCCTGGACGAACCGACCTCGGGGGTCGATCCGCTGGCGAGGCGAGAGTTCTGGCTCCGAATCAACGGTTTTGCTCAGCAAGGGGTCACGGTCGTGGTGACCACGCATTTCATGGAAGAGTCCGAATATTGTGATCGTATCCTGATCATCAGCCAGGGGGAACGCCTGGCCATGGGGACGCCCGCGCAAATCCGATCCCTGGTCCGATCCCAGGAGCGGCCCGATCCGACGATCGAGGATGCCTTTATCGCCCTGGCCGAGGGACGCCCGCCCGGTGCCGGCGGGCCGGCGCCGGACGCGGTCCGGGAGGCAGCCCCATGA
- the groES gene encoding co-chaperone GroES, protein MKIKPMNDRVLVLRTEQEQKTAGGIIIPDTAKEKPQEGKVISAGPGKIDEHGKRIPLEVKAGDRVLFSKYSGTEIKIDGVEHLFMREEDILGVLE, encoded by the coding sequence ATGAAGATCAAACCCATGAATGATCGCGTCCTGGTATTGCGAACGGAGCAGGAACAGAAAACAGCGGGCGGTATCATCATCCCGGACACGGCCAAGGAGAAGCCCCAGGAGGGCAAGGTCATCAGCGCGGGCCCGGGGAAAATCGACGAACACGGCAAGCGGATCCCCCTGGAAGTAAAGGCCGGTGATCGCGTCCTGTTTTCCAAATATTCCGGGACGGAAATCAAGATCGATGGCGTCGAACACCTTTTTATGCGTGAAGAGGATATCCTCGGGGTTCTGGAATAG
- a CDS encoding efflux RND transporter periplasmic adaptor subunit, translating into MTGKVKIAIAAAVLIAVGTIAGRWLSVEKAEDATYPIKLYGNIDIRTADLGFSEQERIVQIWVEEGQRVRSGQPLALQDTRRVEAQIEQVRAQISAQQEVVKRLETGNRPEEIAQARAEVVAARAVLKNAQLSFERLKTTSQAGVTSVQTRDDARAQLDVAQAQLQVKDKALALALEGPRKEDIEAARHTLASLEASRSLLEVRLADMTLCAPADGVVQNRILEPGEMTYPNRPVIALALTDPKWVRVYVPEPKLGQVKLGLNAHIHTDSYPDRPFHGWVGFVSPVAEFTPKSVETEELRPHLVYETRIFVKDPDDQLRLGMPVSVSIDSTMSPDAPPPAATPASAAQG; encoded by the coding sequence ATGACGGGTAAAGTCAAGATTGCGATCGCAGCGGCTGTTCTCATTGCCGTCGGCACGATTGCCGGTCGATGGTTGTCGGTGGAAAAAGCGGAGGACGCCACCTATCCCATCAAGCTCTATGGGAATATCGATATCCGCACCGCCGATTTAGGATTCAGCGAACAGGAACGGATCGTCCAGATCTGGGTAGAAGAGGGGCAGCGGGTCCGGTCCGGCCAGCCGCTGGCCCTTCAGGACACACGCCGCGTCGAGGCCCAGATCGAACAGGTCCGCGCCCAGATTTCCGCCCAACAGGAAGTCGTCAAACGGTTGGAGACCGGCAACCGTCCCGAAGAGATCGCCCAGGCACGGGCCGAGGTAGTGGCTGCCAGGGCGGTCCTCAAGAACGCCCAGCTGAGCTTCGAGCGATTGAAAACCACCTCCCAGGCCGGTGTAACCAGCGTCCAGACCCGAGACGATGCGCGGGCGCAACTCGATGTGGCCCAGGCCCAACTCCAGGTGAAGGACAAGGCACTGGCCCTGGCCTTGGAAGGCCCACGAAAGGAAGACATCGAGGCCGCCCGCCATACCCTGGCGTCCCTGGAGGCTTCCAGGTCGCTGCTTGAGGTGCGCCTGGCGGACATGACGCTCTGTGCACCGGCAGACGGGGTGGTGCAGAACCGCATCCTCGAGCCCGGAGAGATGACCTATCCCAATCGCCCGGTGATCGCATTGGCCTTGACCGACCCGAAATGGGTGCGGGTCTATGTGCCCGAACCTAAACTGGGCCAGGTCAAACTCGGCCTCAATGCCCATATTCACACCGATTCCTATCCGGATCGGCCTTTCCACGGCTGGGTCGGCTTCGTCTCCCCGGTCGCTGAATTCACACCCAAAAGCGTCGAAACCGAAGAGTTGCGACCCCACCTGGTCTATGAAACGCGTATCTTTGTGAAAGATCCGGACGATCAATTGCGCCTGGGCATGCCGGTCAGCGTATCCATCGACTCCACGATGTCGCCCGATGCGCCGCCCCCTGCAGCGACACCCGCCTCGGCAGCCCAAGGATAG
- a CDS encoding ABC transporter permease — protein sequence MSGSHRFLMRMRGLLRKEALQIRRDPSSIALAMVLPIVLLFLFGYGVSLDAENVPIAVVADDRGEAARELAARFEGSRYFQVTHLNTMGEAIRWLEHGEVDGIVQVQSDFTSRLRGRGLARIQLIVDGIDANRARLIQGYTRGVLQKWIEVNTVQGEAVAAPAVSVTQRIWFNASAQSRNFLIPGLVTLIMTLTGILLTALVVAREWERGTMEALMVTPLRRIDFLMGKIVPYFVLGMLGMGLTVTAAVTLFKVPLNGSLAVLILMSALFMLASLGLGLLISSAIRVQFVAAQLSIVTGFLPALFLSGLLFDLESTPLPIQMVSRVVPARYFVDISHTLFMAGDIWPVLLPDALALAAMAALFFALAFRKTTKRLE from the coding sequence ATGAGCGGCAGCCACCGATTTCTCATGCGTATGCGCGGCCTGTTGCGCAAGGAGGCCCTCCAAATCCGGCGGGACCCGAGCAGCATCGCCCTGGCCATGGTGCTGCCCATCGTCCTGCTGTTTCTCTTCGGATACGGCGTCTCATTGGATGCCGAAAATGTCCCCATCGCCGTGGTGGCCGATGACCGCGGCGAAGCGGCCCGGGAGCTGGCGGCCCGATTCGAAGGGTCCCGCTATTTTCAAGTCACCCATCTCAACACCATGGGCGAAGCGATCCGATGGCTCGAACATGGAGAGGTGGACGGCATCGTCCAGGTGCAGTCCGATTTTACATCCCGCCTGCGCGGCCGCGGTCTGGCCCGTATCCAGCTGATTGTCGACGGCATCGATGCCAACCGGGCGCGCCTGATCCAAGGCTACACCCGCGGCGTGCTGCAAAAATGGATCGAAGTCAACACGGTTCAAGGAGAAGCAGTGGCCGCCCCTGCGGTCAGCGTCACCCAGCGGATCTGGTTCAACGCCTCGGCACAGAGCCGCAATTTCCTGATTCCCGGTTTGGTGACCCTGATCATGACCCTCACCGGCATCCTGCTCACGGCCCTGGTGGTGGCGCGGGAATGGGAACGCGGCACCATGGAAGCGTTGATGGTCACCCCCTTGCGCAGAATCGATTTTCTCATGGGAAAAATAGTGCCCTATTTTGTCCTGGGCATGCTGGGCATGGGACTGACGGTGACGGCCGCCGTCACGCTCTTTAAAGTGCCCCTCAACGGCTCCCTGGCGGTATTGATCTTGATGAGCGCTCTGTTCATGCTCGCCTCCCTGGGACTGGGATTGCTGATATCGTCGGCCATTCGGGTCCAATTCGTGGCGGCCCAGCTCTCCATCGTCACGGGATTTCTGCCGGCCCTCTTTTTATCCGGGCTGTTGTTCGACCTGGAAAGCACGCCCCTGCCCATCCAGATGGTCAGCCGCGTGGTGCCGGCACGCTACTTCGTCGATATCAGCCACACGCTTTTCATGGCGGGCGACATATGGCCCGTGCTGCTGCCCGATGCCCTGGCCCTGGCGGCGATGGCGGCTCTCTTTTTCGCGCTTGCATTCCGAAAAACCACCAAACGCCTGGAATGA
- a CDS encoding DUF418 domain-containing protein produces the protein MHSGGHGTVVEEHFQPRVETAWQPSRIDGLDLARAIALMGMVLVNYKAYMQVGTLSPLWLNSLVDFIFGRAATVFVILAGISVTLIFRRTGSPGSGNGFRRYLLRRGILLLAAGSCLWHWWAADVLHFYALYIALGAFLVAWPERRLWLLTIVIALISLPVCAQLTVIYDFGDHLAGLDGRAWGLRLAADYLVSNYYPVFPWFGYFLVGLLLGRREPVNRSFHWRLLLTGLIICTIVETISAGVLTWLDQQDVEVQGHWGLAFLRSEAFPVTPLFVISSGAGGLAVIGLCRLAAAWVGRSPFVFPLYCFGKLSLTLYVGHLLWAFGFVFGIEALGGHVGQIEMFASVGVFCLAGIGFAMVWCRYFKRGPLETLFYRIAHLEWNRPRPMVTLPEA, from the coding sequence GTGCATTCAGGGGGGCATGGCACGGTGGTCGAGGAGCATTTTCAGCCGCGTGTCGAAACGGCATGGCAACCTTCGCGTATCGATGGGTTGGATCTGGCGCGGGCCATTGCCTTGATGGGCATGGTGCTGGTCAATTACAAAGCCTACATGCAGGTCGGTACCCTATCTCCCCTGTGGCTCAATTCCCTGGTGGATTTTATCTTCGGCAGGGCGGCAACGGTCTTCGTCATCCTGGCCGGGATATCGGTGACGCTCATCTTCAGGCGAACCGGCAGCCCCGGCAGCGGCAACGGCTTCCGGCGATACCTGCTGCGGCGCGGCATTCTGTTGCTGGCCGCGGGATCATGCCTGTGGCACTGGTGGGCCGCCGATGTCCTTCATTTTTATGCGCTTTACATCGCCCTCGGTGCCTTTCTGGTCGCCTGGCCTGAACGCAGGCTTTGGCTCTTGACCATCGTCATCGCGCTGATCTCCCTGCCGGTCTGCGCTCAATTGACCGTGATCTATGATTTTGGGGATCATCTGGCAGGCCTCGATGGCCGGGCCTGGGGCCTGCGCCTGGCGGCCGACTATCTGGTGAGCAACTATTATCCGGTTTTCCCCTGGTTTGGCTATTTTCTCGTCGGTCTGCTGCTCGGACGTCGGGAGCCGGTCAACCGGTCTTTCCATTGGCGATTGCTCCTGACCGGCCTGATCATCTGCACGATCGTCGAGACGATTTCCGCGGGTGTGTTGACTTGGCTCGACCAGCAGGATGTTGAAGTCCAGGGCCACTGGGGACTTGCCTTCCTGCGCAGCGAAGCCTTTCCGGTCACGCCGTTGTTCGTCATCTCATCGGGTGCCGGCGGCCTGGCCGTCATCGGGCTTTGCCGTTTGGCAGCCGCATGGGTGGGGCGGTCCCCCTTTGTCTTCCCGCTCTATTGTTTCGGGAAGCTCTCTCTGACCCTGTATGTCGGCCATCTCTTGTGGGCATTCGGGTTCGTTTTCGGCATCGAGGCGCTGGGCGGGCACGTCGGACAAATCGAGATGTTTGCGTCGGTCGGTGTATTTTGTCTGGCTGGGATAGGCTTCGCAATGGTATGGTGTCGTTATTT